The Pseudomonadota bacterium genome has a window encoding:
- a CDS encoding aminotransferase class V-fold PLP-dependent enzyme: protein MHTCGDKKEVLMVEGKDGNNGITRRNFLGALSSGVAATLLMMPTYSSALSKDKILSKPVRLPDGLLSTEEAFFTEFGKTFTIDPRNRYFAPAQKGSMPIPIMKRYKEGLDQVARDPFPVYLEPSEETRKKIARCYGANTDEIAIARNTTDAVAMILSGIDWKSGDELLTSTMEYPNCVVTMLRVAARFGVVIRQFGVPMHQNATAEEIVESVRRQIRPGKTKIIFFSAITQSNGQIIPPRRMAKLAQQYGLITVVDGAHYGGMFDPKLNDIGIDFWGISGHKWQCGPGGTGILYIRNSAHSSNPTPLPRFHLIRSGQLDAPLDGSRPAGFDIGNALSIYGFPESADWRALGEVCELWDVIGRQRIQNYILTLADYLRQHLVAKFGDNCLLQPTKDPELKSGIVAFTPFADKSQRRDFKLAEAFQTQMFKDHLYHVGMGGLDSRGLTRTPSPEASAFFSGCIPNRHPVTNIPEPSDIPFRASTGVWITRNDIDTFVDTCEETAKRLAAR from the coding sequence ATGCATACCTGTGGAGACAAAAAAGAGGTTTTGATGGTAGAGGGGAAGGATGGTAATAATGGCATAACCAGGAGGAACTTTTTAGGCGCGCTTAGCTCCGGTGTGGCAGCAACTCTACTCATGATGCCGACATATTCATCTGCTTTATCCAAAGACAAAATATTGAGTAAACCCGTCCGTCTTCCAGATGGTTTGTTAAGCACTGAGGAAGCTTTCTTCACAGAATTTGGGAAGACTTTTACCATTGATCCCCGTAACCGATATTTTGCTCCAGCTCAAAAAGGGTCCATGCCAATACCCATCATGAAACGCTATAAAGAAGGTCTGGATCAGGTTGCACGTGATCCATTCCCGGTATATCTGGAGCCGTCAGAGGAAACAAGGAAAAAGATTGCACGCTGCTATGGAGCGAACACTGACGAGATTGCCATTGCTCGGAATACAACTGATGCAGTTGCCATGATTTTGAGCGGTATAGACTGGAAATCAGGAGATGAACTTTTAACATCTACCATGGAATATCCCAATTGTGTTGTTACTATGCTTCGAGTTGCAGCGCGGTTCGGAGTTGTTATCCGCCAGTTCGGTGTACCGATGCATCAAAATGCTACTGCTGAAGAGATCGTAGAATCGGTACGACGGCAGATCAGACCAGGCAAGACAAAGATCATCTTCTTTTCCGCTATCACCCAGTCTAACGGCCAGATTATCCCTCCACGTCGAATGGCCAAACTGGCTCAGCAGTATGGCTTAATAACTGTAGTAGACGGTGCCCACTATGGAGGAATGTTCGACCCAAAACTAAATGACATCGGCATAGATTTCTGGGGTATTTCGGGTCATAAGTGGCAGTGTGGTCCCGGCGGCACCGGAATACTCTATATCCGCAACAGTGCTCATTCCTCTAACCCTACTCCTTTACCACGGTTCCATCTCATCCGGAGTGGACAACTTGATGCCCCACTTGATGGTTCTCGTCCGGCAGGTTTCGACATAGGGAATGCCCTGAGTATATATGGATTTCCTGAATCTGCTGACTGGCGTGCACTTGGTGAAGTCTGTGAACTCTGGGATGTAATCGGCCGACAGCGCATTCAAAATTACATCCTTACCTTGGCCGATTACTTGCGTCAGCATCTTGTTGCTAAATTCGGCGACAACTGTCTGCTCCAGCCCACAAAAGACCCTGAACTTAAATCTGGCATCGTGGCATTTACGCCTTTTGCCGATAAGTCCCAACGCAGAGACTTCAAGCTGGCAGAAGCCTTTCAAACACAAATGTTCAAGGATCATCTCTATCATGTTGGTATGGGCGGACTTGATAGTCGTGGTCTTACCAGGACCCCTTCTCCTGAAGCAAGCGCATTTTTCAGCGGTTGTATCCCCAACAGACATCCTGTGACCAATATACCGGAACCAAGCGATATTCCTTTTCGTGCAAGCACTGGTGTTTGGATTACCAGAAATGATATCGATACATTTGTTGATACTTGTGAGGAAACTGCGAAGAGACTTGCAGCAAGGTGA